From Candidatus Zixiibacteriota bacterium, a single genomic window includes:
- the murQ gene encoding N-acetylmuramic acid 6-phosphate etherase, translating into MKKSRKSENISTRRVELVRTLQNLSTEQRNPATSKIDTLSPLKIVRIINREDRKVASVVAKVLPSIARAARMYADTLRKGGRVIYIGAGTSGRLGVLDAAECPPTFGTDRGQIVGLISGGHGALILSKEGAEDREDWAVADLKKIRFSRKDLLIGIAASVRTPYTIAGIRYARSAGAKTVLIVCNKASLKARPDILIELPVGPEVITGSTRMKSGTAQKMTLNLISTTAMILLGKTYGNLMVDLQARSEKLAARSRKILMEFLKIGYAEADRLLVEAGGSVKTAIVMNRLSLDRRKAQARLKKAGGFLRKLL; encoded by the coding sequence ATGAAAAAGAGCCGTAAGAGTGAAAATATCTCCACCCGCCGGGTGGAATTAGTCAGAACTTTGCAGAATCTCAGCACCGAACAGAGAAATCCGGCGACCTCAAAGATTGACACCCTCTCCCCGCTTAAGATTGTCAGAATCATTAATCGTGAAGACAGGAAAGTGGCCTCAGTGGTAGCGAAAGTGCTGCCGTCGATAGCCCGCGCCGCGAGGATGTACGCCGATACCTTAAGGAAAGGGGGAAGAGTTATCTATATCGGCGCGGGAACGTCAGGACGGCTGGGGGTGCTGGATGCGGCGGAATGCCCCCCTACGTTCGGGACTGACCGCGGGCAGATTGTCGGACTGATATCAGGCGGGCATGGCGCTTTGATACTTTCCAAAGAGGGAGCGGAAGACCGGGAAGATTGGGCGGTCGCTGATTTGAAGAAAATCAGATTCAGCCGGAAAGATTTGCTAATTGGAATTGCGGCCTCGGTCCGGACGCCGTACACCATTGCGGGAATCAGATATGCCCGCTCTGCAGGGGCAAAGACAGTTTTGATTGTCTGCAATAAGGCGTCGCTGAAAGCGCGTCCCGATATCTTGATAGAACTTCCGGTCGGTCCCGAGGTCATAACCGGCTCGACACGTATGAAGTCAGGAACGGCGCAGAAGATGACATTGAATCTCATATCGACCACGGCGATGATACTTCTGGGGAAGACTTACGGTAACCTGATGGTCGATTTACAGGCGAGAAGCGAGAAACTGGCGGCGCGGTCGCGGAAGATTTTGATGGAGTTTCTGAAGATAGGGTATGCCGAAGCGGATAGACTTCTCGTCGAAGCCGGCGGGTCGGTAAAAACGGCGATTGTGATGAACCGGCTGTCGCTCGACCGGAGAAAGGCGCAAGCGCGGCTTAAGAAAGCGGGCGGTTTCCTGAGAAAGTTATTGTAG